A window from Bdellovibrionales bacterium encodes these proteins:
- a CDS encoding flagellar basal body-associated FliL family protein produces the protein MANPTDQSPTKDQAEDQEGDLSLEQLESMILAEAPDFAEDLKSVKSLPSDGSIDLDVVDNGQLIPSDENPWHHPIGLRKFLVMIMPFLPKLWDFQHHFFSNLYLYRTRTQAFVRELGPRTVQGLKSGGKATVEISKQKITSFKSLTWPLKIVAICLIIACGFTVFFVYRSATHGVLPGDEEFLIASLEEWSAQAYKYDPETEMDSFYDSPRTIQNIMSLPKMIVNIRPSQGSGPNPMAAMEFFLEGLSPEAIVEVKDRETEIRDLFQRTLEEMSYSDLDSAEGKQQLTEKLRQTLNMNLTKGKIRRVFIKELVLKP, from the coding sequence ATGGCTAACCCGACAGATCAAAGCCCGACAAAGGACCAGGCGGAAGACCAAGAAGGCGATTTGAGTTTAGAACAACTCGAAAGCATGATCTTGGCTGAGGCGCCGGATTTTGCCGAAGACTTGAAAAGCGTTAAGTCATTGCCCTCCGACGGCAGCATCGATTTGGATGTCGTCGACAATGGTCAGCTGATCCCTTCGGATGAAAATCCATGGCATCACCCGATCGGGCTGCGCAAGTTCCTTGTAATGATCATGCCGTTTCTACCGAAGCTTTGGGATTTTCAGCATCATTTTTTCTCGAATTTGTATTTGTATCGCACCCGCACGCAGGCCTTCGTTCGCGAACTGGGGCCACGAACTGTGCAGGGGTTAAAATCCGGCGGTAAAGCGACTGTTGAAATTTCTAAGCAAAAAATCACAAGCTTTAAAAGCCTGACTTGGCCGTTAAAGATCGTCGCCATTTGCTTGATCATCGCCTGCGGATTTACGGTGTTCTTTGTTTATCGAAGCGCAACTCACGGGGTTTTACCGGGTGACGAAGAGTTCTTGATAGCGAGCCTCGAAGAGTGGTCGGCGCAAGCTTACAAGTATGATCCTGAAACGGAGATGGATTCTTTCTACGATTCTCCGCGCACGATTCAAAACATCATGTCGTTGCCAAAAATGATTGTGAATATTCGGCCTTCGCAAGGATCGGGCCCGAACCCCATGGCCGCCATGGAGTTTTTTTTAGAAGGTCTTAGTCCAGAAGCCATTGTCGAGGTGAAAGACCGCGAAACCGAGATTCGCGATCTTTTTCAAAGAACTTTGGAAGAGATGAGCTATAGCGATCTTGATTCGGCTGAAGGCAAGCAGCAGTTGACTGAAAAACTACGGCAGACTCTGAATATGAATCTGACGAAGGGGAAAATCCGCCGTGTTTTCATCAAAGAACTGGTTTTGAAACCTTAG
- a CDS encoding sigma-54-dependent Fis family transcriptional regulator, translated as MLENSTITNPPDQEELPHNNSPDFFPLTSRNPLWNAELQSLKNVAQTDFPVLLLGPSGTGKDVLAQALHQCSSRQHAAFVSVNCSALTETLIESELFGHVKGAFTGAINDRKGAFESARFGTLFLDEIGDLPFNLQAKLLRALENNEIRPVGSDRIVNTNIRVIAATHQNLSLKISDGTFRSDLFFRLNVVSVSVPQLKDRSEDFEDLLNCFAKQMRVRFSFDAIQKLKMHSWPGNVRELRNLVSRAAAVFPQQQIDLDRAAKLLRSSTVHTPMTEEYGASRLSVIKEVEKQIILKKLQENRGNQRKTAMDLKMPKSTLNDRLRQYKVDPKLYRNKVDEIFN; from the coding sequence ATGTTAGAAAACTCAACGATAACAAACCCACCCGACCAAGAGGAGCTTCCTCACAACAACTCACCGGATTTCTTTCCTTTGACCAGCCGCAATCCTTTATGGAATGCCGAGCTGCAAAGTCTGAAAAATGTCGCCCAAACCGATTTTCCGGTTCTCTTACTGGGACCTTCCGGAACCGGCAAAGATGTCTTAGCTCAGGCTCTTCATCAATGCTCTTCACGCCAGCACGCCGCCTTTGTCAGTGTCAACTGCAGCGCTCTGACAGAAACACTGATTGAAAGCGAGCTCTTCGGCCATGTGAAAGGAGCCTTCACCGGTGCTATTAATGACCGCAAAGGGGCTTTCGAAAGCGCCCGCTTCGGCACTCTGTTCTTAGATGAAATCGGCGACCTGCCTTTCAACTTACAGGCAAAGCTCCTCCGAGCGCTTGAGAACAATGAAATTCGTCCCGTCGGCAGTGATCGAATCGTGAATACAAATATTCGCGTGATTGCGGCGACCCATCAGAATCTGTCGCTCAAAATCAGCGACGGCACTTTCCGCTCAGATCTCTTCTTTCGCTTGAACGTCGTTTCTGTTTCAGTGCCGCAACTCAAAGATCGCTCTGAAGACTTTGAAGATTTACTGAACTGCTTTGCCAAGCAAATGCGTGTGCGCTTTTCTTTTGATGCGATTCAAAAACTGAAGATGCATTCTTGGCCTGGCAATGTTCGCGAGCTCAGAAACCTGGTCTCTCGCGCGGCGGCTGTCTTTCCACAACAGCAAATTGATCTTGATCGGGCCGCTAAACTTCTTAGAAGCTCTACGGTGCATACGCCTATGACTGAGGAATACGGTGCCTCACGACTTTCTGTCATTAAAGAAGTCGAAAAGCAGATCATTTTAAAAAAACTGCAGGAAAATAGAGGCAATCAAAGAAAGACCGCGATGGATCTAAAAATGCCGAAAAGCACTCTCAACGATCGCCTTCGTCAGTATAAAGTCGATCCAAAACTGTATAGGAATAAAGTGGATGAGATCTTTAACTAA
- a CDS encoding NAD(P)H-hydrate dehydratase, which produces MRLATREEIYSIDKAAADEYGLSSSLLIEKAGAALAGAFENIFRQRGWLRVLRIGVWCGPGNNGADGRVMAHLLREKDFRVEVLQGTAWKTTDYDIIVDALFGVGLNRPIEGELAKKIEELNQADCTVIALDIPSGLDANRGVILGACVKAAWTLTVAPAKPGLFLQEGPAQSGRIRSLQIGFPPELLRAKASSVFLIGSASAKKLLPSRRLTSNKTSFGHLLVIAGSQGMEGAALLTSEAAARMGCGYVTLCSPSKSVWQKARPDFLNLSLTDFFKSDLKKYKAVVVGPGLGVNKQTEQILVHLYKHHDKVLVDAGALTVLAQKPLGLLPEGWILTPHAGELSRFVGTPAKELEADRLQAVASAQKQLGGMVLLKGFRTVLGTAVGKYIIGSGNVALAKAGSGDVLSGFIGSLMAQGLPTDRAGVLGAYLHGRIADDWLRRGHSSRTLMASDLPELIDASLTSLKKGR; this is translated from the coding sequence ATGCGACTCGCCACCCGAGAAGAAATCTACAGCATCGATAAAGCCGCCGCCGACGAGTACGGACTGAGTTCGTCTCTTCTGATTGAAAAGGCCGGGGCTGCCTTGGCCGGAGCTTTTGAAAATATTTTTCGACAGCGAGGGTGGCTACGGGTTTTGCGCATCGGTGTGTGGTGTGGCCCTGGCAATAACGGAGCGGACGGCCGGGTGATGGCGCATCTTTTGCGTGAGAAGGATTTTCGCGTCGAAGTTCTTCAAGGAACTGCATGGAAAACAACTGATTACGACATTATTGTCGATGCCCTTTTTGGTGTGGGACTGAATCGCCCGATTGAAGGCGAGCTGGCAAAGAAAATTGAAGAACTCAATCAGGCCGATTGCACGGTGATTGCTTTGGATATTCCGAGTGGTCTTGATGCCAATCGCGGTGTTATTTTGGGTGCGTGTGTAAAGGCAGCATGGACTTTGACTGTCGCGCCGGCAAAACCGGGTTTATTTTTGCAAGAGGGGCCGGCGCAGAGCGGGCGTATTCGCAGTCTTCAGATCGGCTTTCCGCCAGAGCTATTACGAGCTAAAGCTTCGAGTGTTTTTTTGATCGGTTCTGCCAGTGCCAAGAAGCTTTTGCCATCGCGGAGACTGACTTCAAATAAAACCAGTTTCGGGCATCTGCTCGTGATCGCAGGGTCGCAAGGGATGGAGGGCGCGGCACTTTTAACCAGCGAGGCTGCGGCACGCATGGGATGCGGCTATGTGACGTTGTGCTCACCTAGCAAAAGCGTCTGGCAGAAGGCACGTCCGGATTTCTTAAATCTTTCGCTGACGGATTTTTTTAAGAGCGATTTGAAAAAATATAAAGCGGTCGTTGTAGGGCCCGGCCTCGGTGTTAACAAACAGACCGAGCAGATCCTCGTGCACCTCTATAAACATCATGACAAGGTGCTGGTGGATGCCGGCGCGCTCACTGTGCTTGCGCAAAAGCCTCTGGGCCTGTTGCCGGAGGGCTGGATTCTGACTCCGCATGCGGGGGAACTCTCGCGTTTTGTGGGAACTCCTGCAAAAGAGCTTGAAGCCGATCGATTGCAGGCGGTTGCAAGCGCACAAAAACAGCTGGGCGGCATGGTCTTGCTCAAAGGCTTTCGCACGGTTCTCGGGACTGCGGTTGGAAAATACATTATCGGCTCAGGAAATGTGGCGCTCGCCAAAGCCGGAAGCGGCGATGTTTTAAGCGGTTTTATAGGCTCTTTGATGGCTCAAGGCCTGCCTACGGATCGAGCAGGTGTCCTCGGGGCCTATCTCCATGGCAGAATAGCTGATGACTGGCTCCGTCGAGGTCACTCCAGCCGCACTTTAATGGCCTCAGATCTTCCAGAATTGATTGATGCGAGTCTGACAAGTTTGAAAAAGGGACGCTGA
- the ysxC gene encoding ribosome biogenesis GTP-binding protein YsxC, whose translation MPGAVKFIKSAVLPQDYPKTGKKEIAIAGRSNAGKSSFLNAIARSKIAKVSNTPGKTRLLNFFSRGDSYVLVDMPGYGFAARSGDEMREWHTMIENYLSMREELAGLVLVMDSRREWTEDEELLKAYTDSRGLPMAVVLTKSDKLTRNEINQAISKMKKAAGTEAVFMTSALKNIGQEEVEEYLYENWVKNQ comes from the coding sequence ATGCCTGGAGCCGTCAAATTCATCAAAAGTGCTGTTCTTCCCCAAGATTACCCAAAAACCGGTAAAAAAGAGATCGCCATCGCTGGCAGATCCAATGCGGGTAAGAGTTCCTTCCTCAATGCCATTGCCAGAAGCAAAATTGCGAAAGTCAGTAATACTCCTGGAAAAACGCGTTTGCTGAATTTCTTTAGCCGTGGTGACAGCTATGTTTTGGTGGATATGCCGGGTTATGGTTTTGCGGCTCGTTCGGGCGACGAAATGCGCGAATGGCATACGATGATTGAAAACTACCTCAGCATGCGTGAAGAGCTTGCGGGCTTGGTGCTCGTGATGGATTCCCGCCGTGAATGGACCGAGGACGAAGAGCTTTTGAAAGCTTACACCGATTCCCGCGGTCTTCCGATGGCGGTTGTGCTGACGAAATCGGATAAACTCACTCGTAATGAAATCAATCAAGCGATTTCTAAAATGAAAAAAGCGGCGGGAACTGAAGCCGTGTTTATGACCTCGGCGCTGAAGAATATCGGCCAAGAGGAAGTCGAAGAGTATCTCTACGAAAACTGGGTGAAGAATCAATGA